One Panicum virgatum strain AP13 chromosome 9K, P.virgatum_v5, whole genome shotgun sequence genomic region harbors:
- the LOC120649893 gene encoding probable zinc metalloprotease EGY3, chloroplastic, which produces MASASLASSLLCSSGGSTSRSAAVPRVIRIPLFSKNQHRPPLRPLRSRSVVRRSLQQEQEERTDPASSVAVASGEQEEEAATTASHHVGGENVAKTSGHAGGAEGGQGEGDGEAKRSTDEQQEVDWKSDEEFKKFMGNPSIEAAIKLEKKRADRKLRELDREPDANPVAGLLRGLAKDQLAREKQRLELAEQTFKALDLNKLKSCFGYDTFFAVDVRRFGDGGIFIGNLRRPVEEVRPKLEKKIAEAAGTEVTLWFMEEKADDVTKQVCMVQPKAEIDLQLEVTRLSTAWGYLSAVALAVTTFGTVALMSGFFLKPGATLDDYVSDVLPLFGGFLTILGVSEVATRLTAAKYGVKLSPSFLVPSNWTGCLGVMNNYESLLPNKKALFDIPVARTASAYATSIVLAISAFIADGSFNGGENALVVRPEFFYNNPLLSFVQVVIGPYADELGNVLPNAVEGVGVPVDPLAFAGLLGIVVTSLNLLPIGRLEGGRVAQALFGRGTAALLSFATSLLLVAGAIGGSVLCLAWGLFATFVRGGEEIPAQDEITPLGNDRYAWGFVLAVVCLLTLFPNGGGTYSTSFLGDPFFRGGI; this is translated from the exons ATGGCGTCTGCTTCTCTCGCGTCTTCTCTCTTGTGCAGCAGCGGCGGTTCTACCAGTAGAAGCGCAGCCGTGCCGAGGGTGATCCGGATCCCTCTCTTCTCCAAGAACCAGCACAGGCCGCCTCTTCGGCCTCTCAGGAGCAGATCGGTAGTTAGGCGATCGctgcagcaggagcaggaggagcggaCGGACCCGGCCTCCTCCGTCGCCGTAGCCTccggcgagcaggaggaggaggcggcgacgacggcgtcgcATCATGTCGGTGGGGAGAATGTCGCCAAGACATCCGGTCATGCTggaggagcagagggaggccaaggagaaggcgacggcgaggcgaaGAGGAGCACGGATGAGCAGCAGGAGGTGGACTGGAAGTCGGACGAGGAGTTCAAGAAGTTCATGGGCAACCCCTCCATCGAGGCCGCCATCAAGCTGGAGAAGAAGCGCGCCGACCGTAAGCTCCGCGAGCTGGACCGCGAGCCCGACGCCAACCCCGTCGCCGGCCTGCTTCGGGGCCTGGCCAAGGACCAGCTGGCGCGGGAGAAGCAGCGGCTGGAACTGGCGGAGCAGACCTTCAAGGCGCTCGACCTCAACAAG CTCAAGAGCTGTTTCGGGTACGACACGTTCTTCGCGGTGGACGTCCGGCGGTTCGGCGACGGCGGGATCTTCATCGGGAACCTGCGGCGCCCCGTGGAGGAGGTGCGGCCGAAGCTGGAGAAGAAGATCGCCGAGGCCGCCGGGACGGAGGTCACCCTCTGGTTCATGGAGGAGAAGGCCGACGACGTCACCAAGCAGGTCTGCATGGTTCAGCCCAAGGCGGAGATCGACCTCCAGCTCGAGGTCACCAGGCTGAGCACGGCGTGGGGCTACCTCAGCGCCGTGGCGCTGGCCGTCACGACCTTCGGGACGGTCGCCCTCATGAGCGGCTTCTTCCTCAAGCCCGGCGCGACGCTCGACGACTACGTCTCCGACGTGCTCCCTCTGTTCGGCGGCTTCCTCACCATTCTCGGCGTGTCCGAG GTCGCGACGAGGCTGACGGCGGCCAAGTATGGCGTGAAGCTGAGCCCGTCGTTCCTGGTGCCGTCCAACTGGACGGGGTGCCTCGGCGTGATGAACAACTACGAGTCGCTGCTGCCCAACAAGAAGGCCCTGTTCGACATCCCCGTCGCGCGCACGGCCAGCGCCTACGCCACGTCGATCGTGCTGGCCATCTCGGCCTTCATCGCCGACGGCAGCTTCAACGGCGGCGAGAACGCCCT GGTCGTGCGGCCGGAGTTCTTCTACAACAACCCGCTGCTGTCGTTCGTGCAGGTGGTAATCGGGCCGtacgccgacgagctcgggAACGTGCTGCCCAACGCGGTGGAGGGCGTGGGCGTGCCCGTGGACCCGCTGGCCTTCGCGGGGCTCCTGGGAATCGTGGTCACGTCGCTGAACTTGCTCCCGATCGGGCGGCTGGAGGGCGGCCGCGTCGCGCAGGCGCTGTTcgggcgcggcacggcggctcTGCTCTCGTTCGCCACGTCGCTGCTCCTGGTCGCCGGCGCCATCGGCGGCAGCGTGCTGTGCCTGGCGTGGGGCCTCTTCGCCACCttcgtccgcggcggcgaggagatcCCGGCGCAGGACGAGATCACGCCGCTCGGCAACGACCGCTACGCGTGGGGGTTCGTGCTCGCCGTCGTCTGCCTCCTCACGCTCTTCCCCAACGGCGGCGGCAcctactccacctccttccTCGGGGACCCCTTCTTCAGGGGCGGCATCTAG
- the LOC120649895 gene encoding transcription factor bHLH74-like isoform X1 yields MYSGQQSDQCPSANSGREFSEANWNTVTMHQKMGYDSGLYGFGPYSMGLEERPGLYQSSSGAFSQNIQMSDEHSGGVKKRKGMDYCVAMLQNAGDHQTEGSSQPERNSLEEGNRKISPKMQSKEDSSDGDGTKEDYVHVRAKRGQATNSHSLAERVDFSLVLRRKKISERMKLLQDLVPGCSKITGKAVMLDEIINYVQSLQRQVEFLSMKLATVNPELGFDIEQILSKQMMLSQDRHFVFYGADPGSSSLASQFNQGIMQPEMMCNISNPADVLQGTIHDVSTMNQIPASWEGLQNLPQMNFNPGVATDSSANNSGSMKIEQ; encoded by the exons ATGTACTCAGGCCAGCAATCTGATCAATGTCCTAGTGCAAATAGTGGCAGAGAATTCTCCGAGGCAAATTGGAATACTGTCACAATGCATCAGAAGATGGGCTATGACAGTGGACTGTATGGATTTGGACCTTACAGCATGGGTTTAGAAGAAAGACCTGGGTTGTATCAATCTTCATCTG GCGCATTCAGTCAGAACATCCAAATGAGTGATGAGCATAGCGGGGGTGTGAAGAAGAGGAAAGGAATGGATTATTGTGTTGCGATGTTGCAA AATGCTGGTGATCACCAAACAGAAGGTTCTTCTCAGCCCGAAAGGAATTCATTGGAGGAGGGGAACAGAAAGATTTCGCCCAAAATGCAAAGCAAGGAAGATTCTTCTGATGGTGATGGTACTAAAGAGGATTATGTTCATGTCCGGGCAAAGCGAGGCCAAGCCACTAACAGCCACAGCCTTGCAGAAAGAGTAGACTTCTCTCTTGTA CTGAGGAGAAAAAAGATAAGTGAGAGAATGAAACTGCTTCAAGATCTTGTTCCTGGATGCAGTAAG ATCACTGGCAAGGCAGTCATGCTTGATGAGATTATCAACTATGTGCAGTCATTGCAACGACAAGTTGAG TTCTTGTCAATGAAACTAGCAACTGTCAACCCAGAGCTTGGCTTTGACATTGAGCAGATTCTATCCAAACAA ATGATGCTTTCACAAGACAGACATTTTGTTTTCTACGGAGCGGATCCAGGATCAAGCAGTCTTGCTTCTCAGTTTAACCAAGGAATCATGCAGCCAGAAATGATGTGCAACATTTCCAATCCTGCCGATGTTTTGCAGGGAACAATTCATGATGTCTCGACAATGAACCAG ATACCTGCAAGTTGGGAAGGACTTCAAAACCTGCCGCAGATGAACTTCAACCCTGGTGTGGCAACCGATAGCAGCGCCAACAACTCTG GTTCCATGAAGATAGAACAGTGA
- the LOC120649892 gene encoding uncharacterized protein LOC120649892: protein MLLVSQAANGSVSARRLPPKPPGPAAPNPYPLFANPRLPHRRLALSGAGADQAPRRGPSAPAAAGEGPSGSSAATEDPVLVRVADDGVPLEGVIQIEKPGDAGAEPKLVSYAKLGLLAGGDVLCLLLFSAIGRFSHGLPVLDADTFKTADPFIAGWLLSAYLLGGFGDDAKGRNGVGSAVITAAKSWAVGIPLGLAIRAVTSGHIPPTPFILVTMGSTGVLLTAWRALVSQILSTGQKQQDDVYRRGSPFELFELLTSLVRRW from the exons ATGCTGCTCGTGAGCCAGGCCGCCAACGGCTCCGtctcggcgcggcggctgccgcCCAAGCCGCcgggccccgccgcgcccaacCCCTACCCGCTCTTCGCCAACCCCCGCCtcccgcaccgccgcctcgcgctctccggcgccggcgccgaccaagcgccccgccgcggcccgtcggccccggccgccgcgggcgaggGCCCCTccggctcctccgccgccaccgaggaCCCCGTCCTCGTCCGCGTCGCCGACGACGGCGTGCCCCTCGAGGGCGTCATCCAGATAGAGAAGCCAGGGGACGCCGGCGCCGAGCCCAAGCTCGTCTCCTACGC GAAGTTGGGGCTTCTGGCCGGCGGGGACGTGCTCTGCCTGCTGCTGTTCTCCGCGATAGGGAGGTTTAGCCACGGGCTGCCCGTGCTCGACGCGGACACGTTCAAGACGGCCGACCCCTTCATTGCTG GGTGGTTGCTcagcgcctacctcctcggTGGATTTGGCGACGATGCGAAAGGGCGCAATGGCGTGGGGAGTGCTGTAATCACCGCGGCTAAATCGTGGGCTGTTGGGATACCG TTGGGACTTGCGATCCGAGCAGTGACATCTGGTCATATTCCACCGACTCCTTTTATCTTGGTAACCATGGGAAGTACAGGGGTCTTGTTAACAGCTTGGCGTGCCCTGGTTTCTCAAATCCTTTCCACTGGACAAAAGCAGCAGGATGATGTCTACAGGCGTGGAAGTCCTTTTGAGCTTTTTGAG TTACTGACTTCACTGGTGCGGAGGTGGTGA
- the LOC120649895 gene encoding transcription factor bHLH74-like isoform X2, which yields MYSGQQSDQCPSANSGREFSEANWNTVTMHQKMGYDSGLYGFGPYSMGLEERPGLYQSSSGAFSQNIQMSDEHSGGVKKRKGMDYCVAMLQNAGDHQTEGSSQPERNSLEEGNRKISPKMQSKEDSSDGDGTKEDYVHVRAKRGQATNSHSLAERLRRKKISERMKLLQDLVPGCSKITGKAVMLDEIINYVQSLQRQVEFLSMKLATVNPELGFDIEQILSKQMMLSQDRHFVFYGADPGSSSLASQFNQGIMQPEMMCNISNPADVLQGTIHDVSTMNQIPASWEGLQNLPQMNFNPGVATDSSANNSGSMKIEQ from the exons ATGTACTCAGGCCAGCAATCTGATCAATGTCCTAGTGCAAATAGTGGCAGAGAATTCTCCGAGGCAAATTGGAATACTGTCACAATGCATCAGAAGATGGGCTATGACAGTGGACTGTATGGATTTGGACCTTACAGCATGGGTTTAGAAGAAAGACCTGGGTTGTATCAATCTTCATCTG GCGCATTCAGTCAGAACATCCAAATGAGTGATGAGCATAGCGGGGGTGTGAAGAAGAGGAAAGGAATGGATTATTGTGTTGCGATGTTGCAA AATGCTGGTGATCACCAAACAGAAGGTTCTTCTCAGCCCGAAAGGAATTCATTGGAGGAGGGGAACAGAAAGATTTCGCCCAAAATGCAAAGCAAGGAAGATTCTTCTGATGGTGATGGTACTAAAGAGGATTATGTTCATGTCCGGGCAAAGCGAGGCCAAGCCACTAACAGCCACAGCCTTGCAGAAAGA CTGAGGAGAAAAAAGATAAGTGAGAGAATGAAACTGCTTCAAGATCTTGTTCCTGGATGCAGTAAG ATCACTGGCAAGGCAGTCATGCTTGATGAGATTATCAACTATGTGCAGTCATTGCAACGACAAGTTGAG TTCTTGTCAATGAAACTAGCAACTGTCAACCCAGAGCTTGGCTTTGACATTGAGCAGATTCTATCCAAACAA ATGATGCTTTCACAAGACAGACATTTTGTTTTCTACGGAGCGGATCCAGGATCAAGCAGTCTTGCTTCTCAGTTTAACCAAGGAATCATGCAGCCAGAAATGATGTGCAACATTTCCAATCCTGCCGATGTTTTGCAGGGAACAATTCATGATGTCTCGACAATGAACCAG ATACCTGCAAGTTGGGAAGGACTTCAAAACCTGCCGCAGATGAACTTCAACCCTGGTGTGGCAACCGATAGCAGCGCCAACAACTCTG GTTCCATGAAGATAGAACAGTGA